Within the Astyanax mexicanus isolate ESR-SI-001 chromosome 9, AstMex3_surface, whole genome shotgun sequence genome, the region TTGTATTTCACCCTCCGGGAGGATTGCCAGTTGAATACAAGACCCTCACTGGGGGGATTCGGACAATAGAATCATGTGAGATCATAGAATGAAGAATTGTTGGGTTTATGGGAAAACCAACTTCAGTACATGCATACTCTTCTGAATTTTACTGCATgtgataaatcatacataattcataatcagagtaaaaatTAACTTCACTAGTATTAAGCTGATTACATAAAatgcttatttgtaaaataaaaaaacaaatcagcaGTTCATCATTTTGTGAGTTTTAGTAAATATTTTCAATCATATATttcaacttaaaaaaagaaaaaagaaaaaaaaaaatatatatatatatatatatatatatatatatatatatatatatatatatatatatatatatataacacctcTAATTATAAGGCTACTAATGGcacaataaaatacttttattgttCAAAGCAATATAAGGAATTAAATCTATCATCAATAGCATGGGAAACCTTGGTTTAGCTCTATGCTGAGGTCTGTGTGAAATGTTAAGAACTTTCGATTATAAGGGGGAAGATTGAACATAGTTTTGTCACCTTATCAGAGATGGCAGTAAGCATGAAAAAGTTTATACAATAAAGTCAACAGACAAACTCCAGATAAGAATAGAACATTACACAACAGCTTGCCACAGTACTGCAGTTGAATGgaagttcacacacacacttaagccATAAAACACCAGTCTACTTCCCACCTAAAACAAAGGATAACATTCTCTAacatacagacagatacagacaatCCATCAGCCCCACCCCAAATGGATTTGAGTGTTTTATAGGACTCAAGTAGGAGCCTATGTGTAATCTTAGTAAACACTGTAGTGTTTGAACTAAGTGACCCTCCTGTGTGTGTCTGAAAGATACCTGAACTGCTATGTGTGTGCCATTGGAGGTAGCCAGCAGAGTAACCGGGTGTGGGCTGCTGGATACCACAGGCTGCTGTTGCTCCTGCACCAACTCCCCATCCTCAGTCTGGAATACGGATAAATCGGGCGTCACAATGGCCacctacaaaacaaacaaactgttgTAAACAAGCACATATAACAAACCTGTAAATGGATGTGGACACTAGTACAATATTAATGCCAACAGCTGTAATCTTACTTGTCCTTCTGTGCCATCTGCTGAAACCATGGTGACAGAGTGAGCCTCTCCTGGGGAAAGCATTGCTTCATGAGCAGGGATGGTTATAGTTGTTCCCTCTTGTGTTACCATGGTTATTGTGCCACTCATTGCTTGCACATCTGCGTGGGAAAgaacctaaaaaatatataaatgcaggATATTTTAAAACcacaaaacaaagtaaaaattGACACCTAGACCATCCAAATACTAGtgcattatgttttttattagatCAATAAAACACTAAGAATACATACAAATAAGCATACAAAAGCAGTGTACACCACATTAAACATCTCATCTCTAAAGCAATTCTCATTGGAAAATATCATCCAGCATTTTTTTACAAACACAAAttttggtaaatcagtgcttaataaatgttaaatcaggtgagctggtgaTGGAATTTAAAATATCTGTGCACTGGCTGTAGGTGTCCAACCAAGCTTACAAGATTTACCCTACCACCTTCTTtacaattaggattttttttttaccttttactgtatatatgtggACCTGCAACTGTTCTAATGTGATCCAGagtttttacaaataaaacacagaTGTTGCTGAGAGAAACGCTTTTAgtagtactgtactgtatattatattataaatatataaattaagaaCTTGGTCACACATTTTACTGGCATCCACTGACCTGCTGTGTTCCATCTGGAGATATGAGTGCTACGTGCTGCTGACTCATGATGTCTGATCCTGATGAAATATGTTCTGACCCACTGTCCTCCTCCTCCACGTTAGGGGTAAATGTTAATGTAGGGTCATCAATGGCCTCTGAAGGAAATATTTCatacagataaacaaataaagtaaaaaacagaaaacatttgTTGACTTGTTATTAGTAATGACATTAGTCGTGACCCGGTCACTACAATGGAGTGCTTCAAAGAAGCCATTGTTTTCATTCCTGACCTGAGGGTGGTTCAAAGTAggcctcctgctcctcctcaatGGGCTCAGTGTCATTGTGTGCTGTGCGTTTGTGCATGGCTAAAGTGGAGATCTGCTTGTAGGTCTTTCCACAGTGGTTGCAGTTGTAGGGCTTACAGGGAGTGTGAACTACATGATGCTTGTAGAGACTAGAGTATTCAGTAAAGCGCTTATCACAGCCAGGAACTGTGCAGACATATGGCTTCTCTCCTAAGGAACAAAAAATAAGGAATAATGCGCTTAGAGGAGAATGCAGGTATAATTTTTTTATCAACAGCTATAAAAGTGAGTACATTCACataatgatatatttatatactgatTATTGTTGTTATCTGCTTAGAGTAAATtctcaaatctgaaaaaaaaaaatagtttaacatAGCTCCCTCAagatttaaatgatctattttCTAGCTGGTGTATGTCAATATTGCAGATTGATGTGTTAAAATAAACAATGTGAATTTTGGGTTTTACATGTTTACACCACATCTTATTCTGTGtgattattggctggttgcaaagaaAAAATCTGATTGCTACTGACCACCCATGTAAACTCCCATTTTTTCTCAAGTGTTCATACATGAGTTGTCCTATTATCCATTTGCCTAGTAAATTTACTGACAACTCTGCAGTAATtcgattatgaagtgcatgttaAAACTTTTTAGAGTTTTGTTTAATGTGACAGGTTAGATACCAGTGTGAATCCTCATGTGATTTTTGTAGTTGGTGGCACTGGCAAAAGTCCTTCCACAGTTGGGCTCAGAGCAGTAGTACGGTCGCTCGCCAGTGTGTGTTCGGATGTGGACCTTTCGAATATTTGAAGTAGTGAAAGACCTCCCACATGCTTCAAACGGACATTTGAAGGGCTTCTCCCCTACAAGAACAGAGGATTAGGAAATCAGAATCACCAAAACCAAACAATGTCATTACACCCTAATTACTACTGTACACACTACGCAACAGCTTAATCAGAATATGATGTGATTTCGAGCTACCACacctgtgtgtgttcttgtgtgtttCTGTAGGTCTCCAGATGTCTTAAAAGATTTACAGCAGTTGAGCTCCTGACAGCGATAGGGTTTTTCACCAGTGTGTGTTCGGACATGACTTTTTAGGCCATACCCTGCAGGATACATATGAGCAtaagtaaatgttttaaatgaatgaattaatgaagtaTTTCATTTTGAAAGAatgtccatgtgtgaaaatgtacCTGTGGCAAACTTTTTACCGCAGCCCAGATGGTCACATATGTAAGGTTTATCACCAGTGTGTGATCTTTCATGAACCTtttatacaaaaacaaaacatcgAATTAAAAGACTGAATATGTTTAACTATACAGACATAATATTAACACGGCAAAACTGTGCATGCTTTATTTTTGCTGGCAAACACTGATATGGCTTTACCTTTAGATGGTGCGCAGTGGTGTACAGTTTTCCGCAGCCTTCATGTTCACATCGGAAGGACTTTTCCCCAATGTGCTGCACTCTGGGAGACCTGCTCTCCTGACCCTGCAAGACAATCTGAACACAGAGAGCTTGTTattcacaaaacacacacaaaaacaggatGTACAGTACATAATATAAGTAATTGTAAAAAACTGCACCTGCATATGAACACTGCCATCAGCATCGGTTCTACTGAGCAGCCCAGTGCCGCATTCTGTACCCTCCATCTGAAAGAGCAATTTGGGTATATTAGTAGGAACTGCCACATACACATATAATTATATCAATAGTATTGAATCAGTACTACATCACCCGTGCCCAAATTGTTAGGTAAGCATTATGAGATTGTCACCTTGGTAGAGTACTGCTCCAGCACACTAATTGTCTCAGGGTCGATGGTACCCTCTGTCTGCAGATCCGCCACTGTTCCATCTGCCTGAATGGCCAGGATTGTGCTCGACTGGGGCATATGCTGGATATAGGCTGTAGTGCCATCCTCCAGCTGGACCGCCTGTAACCCACCCTGATCATAGGTTTCTGAAAATGGAATAGGCATTGATACAGAATACATGAATGCTGGCttcatgaaatatatttatttatatatttctgctaCTACATAAAACAGCAAATACAATGACCACTATACCTTTGGGTGCATGAATGTATGCAGTTGTTCCATCCTCAAGTTGCACAGCCTGACCATCCTCTAGTCTTAGTCCCTCTCCAACTGAAGATTAAATTAAAACTGATGTGAAAGATATGCCTCATATATTTAGACACGATGGGGCAGGTTCCCAGATAGCCTgggagattaagcctagtcatggaTAACATAGAATTTTGGTCATGGTGAGTTcctatttaaagaaacatttaGTCTATGAATGAATCACAGCCTGGTAAACGTACCATATATGTTTAGTGCacaaaacttcaaaaaaagtcataaagttatacaaaacaTGCAGAAAATAAGTCTATATAACAAATGCAATTCTGTCTAAGGTACCTGATTTAGGCATTGGGACATGTTGCACATATGCAGCTGATCCATCCTCCAACTGGATTACCTGCCCTTCCATTATCTTGTTGTCAGTAAGAGAAACTaaacaaaggaaataaaaaaaagtcagactACAGATCCAGACAATTTATTCCTGCAGCTGTTGCAGACATGTTGAAACATTGATGGATAATCCACCAGTT harbors:
- the znf143b gene encoding zinc finger protein 143 — its product is MLLAQVNRDTQSMEFQSVEGDPQQVTLCLTEAVTVADSDHIEGMDTVSLQAVTLMDGSTAYIQHSPKVSLTDNKIMEGQVIQLEDGSAAYVQHVPMPKSVGEGLRLEDGQAVQLEDGTTAYIHAPKETYDQGGLQAVQLEDGTTAYIQHMPQSSTILAIQADGTVADLQTEGTIDPETISVLEQYSTKMEGTECGTGLLSRTDADGSVHMQIVLQGQESRSPRVQHIGEKSFRCEHEGCGKLYTTAHHLKVHERSHTGDKPYICDHLGCGKKFATGYGLKSHVRTHTGEKPYRCQELNCCKSFKTSGDLQKHTRTHTGEKPFKCPFEACGRSFTTSNIRKVHIRTHTGERPYYCSEPNCGRTFASATNYKNHMRIHTGEKPYVCTVPGCDKRFTEYSSLYKHHVVHTPCKPYNCNHCGKTYKQISTLAMHKRTAHNDTEPIEEEQEAYFEPPSEAIDDPTLTFTPNVEEEDSGSEHISSGSDIMSQQHVALISPDGTQQVLSHADVQAMSGTITMVTQEGTTITIPAHEAMLSPGEAHSVTMVSADGTEGQVAIVTPDLSVFQTEDGELVQEQQQPVVSSSPHPVTLLATSNGTHIAVQLSDQPSLEEAIRIASRIQQGETPGLDD